AAAcacaagtacaatgtacttcCAAATAACAAAGTCAACTAGATTGGAAAATCTACTTGCTACTTATGGCTTTATGAACTTACAATTTGCATTCAATATGGACAAGGTTCAAGATAAATTAATGATTTAATAGGAATGGCAAATCTGGGGGAAATCTCCAGACTCCCTAAATATTCATTACTGTCATTTAATTTGGTTTCCATAACTTGATTTATGAAATAACAATAGTGACATCTTTTGCTTAAGATTTTTAATGCCTACTCTTTAACTTCAAAAGATGTTTCACCaccgacgaatggtattttttctctatcaaaaaacaggaacagacaaCTTAGgattttttattcagttacaaaagttacttattttacaacattaccaccattgaaaaagtTTGATCTTCTTATTTAATTCaggataaaattaaaaaataatttaatctatcccgaaaaaatcctatcggactatgccctatatggaattaagtactaaTTGTGCATGcattaaaagcaaaataaattatcatatatatatttttgttcttaataagacacatataaacacaattataaatcagtttttgttcaaatgatgcgtatcgtttatgctctgttggcgatggagcatctttaaacagaTTTATACAGATGCAGAATCATCTTTAAAAGCACTCCTGCGGAGAGAAATTTCATTATGAttgaaacaaatttggttctatTCCACCTTGTACTTCTGTTGGTGGTGAGCCCTTTTACAAAACGTAGTTCTTTGCTTGTGGGTGACCATCATAACTAAAATAGCTCTTAATGTTATAGCAGATATATTGATTCATTGTATTTCTCCTCTTCTGAATGATGCTCGAGAGAGTAAAGTAGATGTTTCTTTTCTGGGTAGTTCCCTTGAGTATATAGAATGAGGTACCTACCTCCTTGTGGTGTTGGGTTTGCCGTGACGTTGCCCGACGACGTCGTGCCTGGTGCCGGAGCTGTAGCTGGGGCTGACTGTGCTGAAGATGGAGGAACTGGTGCTGGAGGCTCCGCGGGGAAATCAGGAATACCCTACAAGGACAGTAAAAGGCTCAGATTGAAGTAAGGCCATTTCTAAAACTAAAGCTTCAGTGTGGTATCTTGGCAGCCACACCATGTGTTTTGATGAAGAAAACAAGCATATTCATACTAGCAAACAATACCAGCATTAATGAATGACTCAAAACAAGAACAGTAGTTCAACATAATATTATCTAACTTAAACTACATAAAAGTAAAAGCATTACAATTGGAGGCTAACTCTACTCACTACACGATATACTGGTATTCACAAACAAGTCTGGGATTTGAGTGAAATGTTATTCATCTTTTTACAGGAAAACAACATCAAATATCAGCAATATCCATGACCATAACAATGAAGATATGTTTAGCTTTATAACTTCTTCTCCTATAAATTTAAAGTTAAGACATCAAAGGTGTCTTAAAGGATGGTCGACTGCGCATGCACTTACTGTAAGCAGATATTCCACAGCTCTGTCAGGATTATTAAAACTGGTTCTCAACGCTTGCACTACCCGTTCCCTCTCGAAGCCCATACCAATTATCTCCGCCACCATGTTTTCATAAGCTTGTCCTGTCACTAGTGTACTTTCGGCTGACACAGAGGCTGTGGCTGTGCTACTGTCTGTGGTACTGGCTGTGCCTTCTGTAGCTGATGCTGTCGTGGTGGGGGTAGCCGTAGCAGGAGGAGGACTGAAATTGAAACAAGGAATCTGTATAATCTGTATCATTCAACATAGGAGGACTTAATTGAAACAgggtacagtcaaacctgtctataacgaccactgaaggggagaaagaaaaacggtcactatagacaggttgcctttatagacaggttggggcTTTCTGCCAACCAGCGAgccagtaaataaaacagattTCTTTAAAGCAAAACAGACCTGCTATtggatatctatatatatattaccatgcattatttaagaagtaattgtatcaatatttttctgtaatttgtgttcattttactttttattgttTGGATGGGGCCTTCAAATGCAATCGGAATTTCgatcataacaaaatcaactCGTTTTGATACACACTAGTTGTAGATTTTTTCAGCTATAAACATAACAATTACCTAATTACTGACTTGACATGGCCTGAAATTATCTGTGCAAGATTAATTTCCCACAACGTAtgcgtgtaatattttgtacaacACTTTTTCGCTGGCAAGTCGTATGTAATGTTGctgtgtaaccagttttgacaGATTAATCTTGGGACATGAAAGATAGATTTGGAGGCGTTTTCGCACAATATATAGcttcaaaactattaaaatcacaatgtAGGTACACATATTAACTTTCAGTAGCGTTTCTACTAAGTAGTGGGAccgtattttattgataaacacatCGAGAATACCCGGGTTACATAGGGCGATAATCCCACTGACTCTATAATCGTGAAGAAATCGAATGTAAATTTATAGGCCTAATTTGAAAAAGGTTAAGTACAGGTCATTTCTTAGTATTATTACAATGCTAAATATCGACAATGGATAACGGAACACATTGAATAAatcggcatgttttattttgcttaCCGTATCATCCGAGTTATGGCATCAAAATCACGCTTTGAGTGATCTTTTCATGCACATGGCGTTCgcgaccaaacataatttcagtcTTTGATAGGCCTAAACGGTCGTTAAAACTTCTATCTTCAAGTCGGCTAACATATTTGTACCTCAAATGTTACGACCGCTAGGTTATAAACCATACAGTCctgtataaacaattcatagCTTGGGCTTCAGTAATGGCTGCTATTTGCTTACTTAGGAAGTTAATTACCGGAAGTAGGTCAAAGGGACGCTactacacacacactgtactcGGTACTCGAAAAGTCGATCTCAGCGACCGGTCGTTAGACAACTTTGACAGGGCTAAAATGACCGGTCGCTAGCcacattagacaggtggtcATTATGCAGAGTGCCACTATATAGTAAAAATGCATGGGGAGTCTAAAAACCAGTCATTATAGGCAGGCGGTCGTTATATACAGGCGGTTGttagagcaggtttgactgtataggATTCAACTTCACCTGTCTTCTGACTCTAATAATACACATACTATTGCATGTTGTCTGTTCAATAACCTTAGGAGGTCAATCCTACCATTTGAACACTTTTGATTTTCCACTCTGGATGTATGGATGATACCACCCTAACAgtgaaaaataaatgataattttgttttgtttccagACTTTTTTCTGATGACCTTACCTGGTTGGTTTGTCGTCCATTTTCTCTGGCTCTTGCTTTGGTTGTTCTGCGGGTGGTGCTGGGGGTGTGGCTTCTACTACTTGTGCTGGGGGAGGCGCTGTCTCCGCTGGTTTGGGGGCAGGTGCTGCTGCTGCTTTTGGctgacaaaacatttatataaaatttatggATCATGTGGTAATCTGAATTCATCTAAGATAGCATTCTACTAAATTCCAATTGCATAAACTGCATTTTCTGCAGCCTAGGTTTTGGTTTAATGTCCTACAGCAGACCCCTACAGCTACTCATCTAAGGGTGTGCCATGTTTTGTTGGAGAAAAACCTGATATCTTTAGAGATAAACTGCTCAAAAAATTTAATGCACAAAAACAGGTTTGTTTAGATTACATTTAGTTAGACCTTggacatatttatataattaagtcTGTTACATAAGTTTCCCTGAGGACAATGACCAACAATAACGGAGTTCTTACCTTTGTAACCATAACGACCAAAAAACTTTTCTCTGCATCTATTTTATAATCTGCAACTTTTTTGTCATCTTCCAAAATTTTTCCTGTAAATTGCAAAAATAAGGTCAACCAATTGCAAGTATTAATAACACATCTGATCCTTGCTGAAATGCAATTAAAAACTACAAGTTCAGGTAAGCAATGAAAAATTGTGTCtttattattttaactttaatatacatatgtattggaACCTTTACTACTATTATTTTTTAGGGCTtgatcaatatattgatataccgATATGTATCGGTTGTCACCAGTGTATCGAATATCGATATGtaaacatgctgtatatcgctGTATCGTTTTACATCTCACCctactggtttttttttttatagaaataggaaattccaaacaaaatttattccaaaacatcattcaagtaagagcatttcaatcaaTAGGAAGTGTTTAAGgcatctgtgtcacctagatggattagaaatgccttttcataactaagaatacaaattgacataaattaattaacacagatgATAAACCGAATGAAATGTTTGGTAGATTTTTTCCtggttataaaatgtttatcaaaagtGTCTTTCATTGTCataatattcaaaacacattggtcaactgaatttgaaaaagaggTCCACTGTATGGTCAATATTGttacagtgtattgtcaatatgtattgtatcgttttagaccttccaatacGTACACCCAGCCCTAATAGTTTTATTAACTAcagaattttgaaaatgaagttAGCACTGAAATTACCAGGGAAAAGCTGTATTTTTCACTTGACATTTCTTTGAAATTAGTATAAAAGAAGTAGATTTTATTAACATACCTGCATAAATAAGTTTCTGTCCACTTGCAGGAAATCCCTCTTTGCCTTTCTCTGcttctattttttcttttagGACCTTAACCTATATGAATGAATTAAACATAAACATCAAATTTCtaactgaaacaaaaaaatgaagaattaaAATTGATAACATGATTACAAATTATCAGGACACGCAGAtctaaagatatatatatataagaaaactTACACTTTTCATTATATTGCTACTGGTGAAAACACTATTACTGATTTGTACTTATAATCAAGTATTATTTCAGCTTTTAGTTTGCTGACTACAatttgcaatagtattgcattctaAATTCTGTTAAATTCCCGTTGATAAAATTGGCCATCATGCCTTCTTTTTGTGCAGTTTCAGTTAAGAGCTACTTCTCTTTACCATGCATCAGCTAGCATCAAATTAAACACACTGATGATTATAGGAAAAGCTGATATTTTCAACCTAGTGTGTAAGCCTACACGTAACTGTACATGTTAGTCTGTTACATAAACATCTTCatcagatatatatgtatatgattgtGTACTTCACTTTAGTCcacatttagaaaaaatatgtgACTACATAGCTATTAATCAAATCTTATGTTATCCTGTATTCCGGAGAAACTTGGTAGGAAGGTTTTATGTCTCAAGAGTGTCTGTGACATGAGGTTTTGGTAAATCTCAAAGAAACATATATAGATGTGTAATGCTGTCTATAGTCTATGATCAGCTGATACAACATTGGATCATCACATATGATACATACACTTTGAGAATTAGATTCAGGGCcaagttataattataataGTTTCTGAATAAGTGATTAATTAAATGAATTGGCATACAGTATTAATCTATATTCTTTCAATCCCTAAAGTTAGTatctaaaaaaatgtttcttaatacTCGCAACAGGCAAGATAATGTTTATGTTGATCAATAGCAGATATATCTAAAGAAATAACAATATTAACATTTAGCTTTTGGGTACCTTTCCACCCTTGCTTAAAATTATCAATCAAATAGTCATAATTGATgtgttatattaaaaaaataatacacaatgCTTAGCTTTTTCCTTAAACGGAAACATGgcgatgaatgatgatgatgcaAATATGAAAGATGAATATCAAAACCAAAACAGTTTTGATAGACATAAACAGATAAATACACTTAGAAGCGACATAGCATATAAACTGCTTGCAgctaaataattaattttgaaataacggTATTGAAAAATATCCCTATACTACACccaagaaataaagaaatgaaaataacgCCAGACCAGACGGCCGGTGTCTCATCCATGTTTTTCAAGATGACACCACAAAAAAATTAGTTTTAGATTTTAAGCATAAGTATACACATACCAACTCTTCTGGGTCCACTTCAACTTTGAAGCTTTGCTGTTGGAGAGTTTTTACCGTAATCAACATGATTCGAAATTACAGTACTGCTAGTAGAcgataaaacaaattgagtaAATTATTCCCGACAAAGCAGCGTAGTACCAGTCGCCAttaatgtgacgtcacacgcCGCAGTAAATGTTATTTAACTATATTTTTCTGAGGATTTTACGCTGTAATTAAGCAAATGCTATCAGCATTTGTTTTGCTTTATATTGATTGGATGataaaaaatttcaatattgaagaattaaaatttatattattttaaacgCCAGTTG
This portion of the Argopecten irradians isolate NY chromosome 6, Ai_NY, whole genome shotgun sequence genome encodes:
- the LOC138325985 gene encoding UV excision repair protein RAD23 homolog A-like; the protein is MLITVKTLQQQSFKVEVDPEELVKVLKEKIEAEKGKEGFPASGQKLIYAGKILEDDKKVADYKIDAEKSFLVVMVTKPKAAAAPAPKPAETAPPPAQVVEATPPAPPAEQPKQEPEKMDDKPTSPPPATATPTTTASATEGTASTTDSSTATASVSAESTLVTGQAYENMVAEIIGMGFERERVVQALRTSFNNPDRAVEYLLTGIPDFPAEPPAPVPPSSAQSAPATAPAPGTTSSGNVTANPTPQGEEDTLAFLRTQPQFNHMRRLIHQNPSLLPQLLQQIGQSNPQLLQLISRNQERFIEMLNEPVGEEEQQAEGGGVIPGVQAGAPGANPMGQGYVQVTPQEKEAIERLKALGFGEGMCIQAYFACEKNEELAANFLLSQNFDDDDQQS